The Bacteroidales bacterium genome includes a region encoding these proteins:
- a CDS encoding oligosaccharide flippase family protein — protein sequence MTQKSLLIKNSTIGILKIVAVAILTFLCVPIYIDHLGVESYGVFALVSILGNLNVFSSFGLNSALLVFLSKQGKTEESQRDIVVVLFSTIVIAILLCSLLYIFKTPIIENIFGVPQEFVYSSSCLYDYLLLANLLLIVGQVAVSIIDALQKIYISNIIQFIYNLIYWIGLIVVVISGGTLAEVGIPLFLSALVWFILIFWKARSLWGSFKLTQPIRPHLKRAFLKQFSYGAKIFTAGFCSFFLEPLSKILVSKFVGIDLVAFYDIALRIKHQVAGLFQKATYPLFPYISEQHKSPQLNEKIADMSKKIQLLVTSLAMVILFTFPVLVKLWLGEDYTTTTLIYILAITISYILFSPTIIPIYYYLQSKNMADRNIYMHLGGVVLNILVFFMLYKITGEYAIIISNTASVLFGYLLGLYYMKKYNDLKVVSLLKYYITILLWVVISGGICYVLKCYIVPETIFDVLLYPLVIILILVIFTKTGYLINKSDIERYLGTMPKVRNIATKLLIK from the coding sequence ATGACACAAAAAAGTCTATTGATAAAAAATTCAACAATTGGTATACTTAAGATTGTGGCAGTAGCCATATTAACCTTTTTGTGTGTACCAATATATATTGATCACTTAGGAGTTGAGTCTTATGGGGTTTTTGCTCTTGTCTCAATACTTGGAAATTTGAACGTCTTCTCTTCATTTGGTTTAAATAGTGCGTTGTTGGTATTTCTCTCAAAACAAGGAAAAACAGAGGAATCACAACGCGATATTGTTGTAGTTCTATTCTCAACAATAGTGATAGCAATATTACTTTGCTCTTTACTATATATCTTTAAAACACCCATAATAGAGAATATATTTGGTGTGCCTCAAGAGTTTGTATATTCATCAAGTTGTTTATATGATTATCTGTTGTTGGCTAATCTTTTATTGATTGTGGGGCAGGTTGCTGTATCAATAATAGATGCATTGCAAAAAATATATATATCAAATATAATACAATTTATATATAATTTAATATATTGGATAGGTCTTATAGTAGTGGTTATTAGTGGAGGTACTTTAGCTGAAGTTGGAATACCTCTATTCTTATCTGCCTTAGTATGGTTTATCCTAATATTTTGGAAAGCACGCTCATTGTGGGGAAGTTTTAAATTGACACAACCCATACGTCCTCACTTAAAAAGAGCCTTTCTAAAACAATTCTCATACGGGGCAAAAATATTTACAGCAGGTTTTTGCAGTTTCTTTTTAGAACCACTATCAAAAATATTGGTGTCAAAATTTGTTGGAATAGATTTAGTTGCGTTCTACGATATAGCACTCCGTATAAAACATCAAGTAGCAGGATTGTTCCAAAAAGCTACATATCCGCTCTTTCCCTATATATCAGAACAACACAAATCTCCTCAATTAAACGAGAAGATTGCAGATATGAGTAAAAAAATACAGCTGTTGGTTACCTCTCTCGCTATGGTTATCCTATTTACATTTCCTGTTTTAGTAAAACTTTGGTTGGGAGAAGATTATACAACAACAACTCTGATATATATATTGGCAATAACTATATCATATATTCTTTTTTCACCAACTATTATACCTATATACTACTATTTACAATCAAAAAATATGGCAGATAGGAATATATATATGCACTTAGGAGGGGTAGTTTTAAATATATTGGTATTCTTTATGTTATATAAAATTACAGGAGAATATGCTATTATTATTTCAAATACGGCATCTGTCTTATTTGGATATTTGTTAGGTCTTTATTATATGAAAAAGTATAATGATTTAAAAGTTGTATCACTATTAAAATATTATATAACAATACTTTTATGGGTTGTAATTTCCGGAGGTATCTGTTATGTGTTAAAATGCTATATTGTGCCGGAAACTATTTTTGATGTACTGCTCTATCCTTTGGTAATAATATTAATTTTAGTTATCTTTACCAAAACAGGATATTTGATAAATAAATCAGATATAGAGAGATATTTGGGAACAATGCCCAAAGTAAGAAATATTGCAACAAAACTTTTAATAAAATAA
- a CDS encoding glycosyltransferase: protein MEKEDVLVTIVTPSYNQGQFIEDTIKSVLNQTYKNIQYIVVDGASTDNTMEVVERYRDKIDIIISEKDKGQTDAINKGFKLAKGELVGWINSDDMLYPYCVEEIVKLYKQHPDGAIFYGSRIEMIDSKNNHIRFWDNHIKNRKRLLTENYDVSQQGSFYKRDIVHKVNYLDESIYYCMDLDLFLKLLKFGDIYSIDDKPLAQFRLWEEAKTATGKIKFIKNIRERLYLYDAKIYNKSILTTYYWQIRFILTDIIKAILRIK from the coding sequence ATGGAAAAAGAGGACGTATTGGTAACCATTGTAACTCCCTCATATAATCAAGGACAATTTATAGAGGATACAATTAAGAGTGTACTTAACCAAACCTATAAAAACATACAATATATAGTTGTTGATGGAGCATCAACCGATAATACAATGGAGGTTGTTGAGCGTTACCGCGATAAGATTGATATTATAATAAGTGAAAAAGATAAAGGACAAACCGATGCTATAAATAAAGGATTTAAGTTAGCAAAAGGGGAATTGGTGGGTTGGATAAATTCTGATGATATGCTCTATCCTTATTGTGTTGAGGAGATAGTAAAACTATATAAACAACACCCTGATGGAGCAATATTTTATGGTTCAAGAATAGAAATGATTGATTCTAAAAATAATCATATAAGATTTTGGGATAACCATATAAAAAACAGGAAAAGACTCCTAACAGAAAATTATGATGTTTCACAGCAGGGATCATTCTATAAGAGAGATATAGTTCATAAAGTGAATTATTTGGATGAGAGCATCTATTATTGTATGGATTTAGATTTGTTTCTTAAATTATTAAAATTTGGAGATATATACTCTATTGATGATAAACCTTTGGCTCAATTCAGGCTATGGGAAGAGGCTAAGACTGCAACAGGTAAAATAAAATTTATTAAAAATATTCGTGAGAGATTATATCTTTATGACGCAAAAATTTATAATAAATCAATACTTACCACATACTATTGGCAGATACGATTCATATTAACAGATATTATAAAAGCAATTCTTAGAATAAAATAG
- a CDS encoding glycosyltransferase family 4 protein, with protein MKIVHVVYAFDLGGIETMLVNIVNEQVSLGHDISIICLNDLVNKELREAIDERVNFCCIGRPLGSKNPYYIFKFNYKIYKSNADIIHVHSPSLIKYFILHSLKNRTCVTRHDVSNIVEQRYLTKYVKAFSISEAVKNDIYTSVGVDSTIVLNGINISKIRSTISLKRGPVFKILHISRLIHQKKGQHILIEAIKRVKDRGYKVSVDFIGEGPSFDYLTELIKKLELENEVKLIGAKSQQYIFEHLCEYDLFVQPSIFEGFGLTVAEAMAAKVPVLVSENQGPLEIIDNGKYGYSFKNGDAEDCANKIIEIIEQGVDSNMIEAAYKRVEENYSVKQTAINYINEYKAILESNKHKNV; from the coding sequence ATGAAAATTGTTCACGTTGTATATGCTTTCGACCTTGGAGGTATTGAAACTATGCTTGTAAATATTGTAAATGAGCAGGTGTCATTAGGACATGATATTTCCATAATATGTTTAAATGATTTAGTGAATAAAGAATTGCGAGAAGCAATAGATGAACGAGTAAATTTTTGTTGTATAGGACGTCCATTAGGTTCAAAAAACCCATACTATATTTTTAAATTTAACTATAAAATATATAAATCAAACGCAGATATAATACACGTTCATTCTCCTTCGTTAATAAAATATTTTATATTACATAGTTTAAAAAATAGAACTTGTGTAACCCGTCATGATGTTTCAAATATTGTAGAGCAGAGATATTTGACAAAATACGTAAAAGCATTTTCAATATCCGAAGCAGTAAAAAATGATATATATACTTCCGTCGGTGTTGATTCAACAATAGTGTTAAATGGTATTAATATATCAAAAATAAGAAGTACTATATCACTAAAAAGAGGACCTGTATTTAAAATACTTCATATAAGCAGATTAATTCATCAAAAGAAAGGTCAACATATACTTATTGAAGCAATAAAAAGAGTAAAAGATAGAGGTTATAAAGTTTCTGTAGATTTTATTGGAGAAGGACCGTCATTTGATTATTTAACAGAGTTGATAAAAAAATTAGAGTTAGAGAATGAAGTTAAACTTATAGGTGCAAAATCACAACAATATATATTTGAGCATCTTTGTGAGTATGACCTATTTGTTCAGCCTTCAATATTTGAAGGTTTCGGACTTACAGTAGCAGAAGCAATGGCAGCAAAAGTACCCGTGTTAGTATCTGAGAATCAAGGACCTTTAGAGATAATAGATAATGGCAAATATGGATATTCTTTTAAGAATGGCGATGCTGAAGATTGTGCAAATAAAATTATTGAAATAATAGAACAAGGAGTTGATAGCAATATGATTGAAGCAGCATATAAACGAGTTGAAGAAAACTACTCGGTAAAGCAAACTGCAATTAATTATATTAACGAGTATAAAGCTATATTAGAATCTAATAAGCATAAAAACGTATGA
- a CDS encoding glycosyltransferase, with product MKQKILLVNKFYYNRGGDCIQTINLRKILEENGHEVAVFSMQFSQNIPSGYDNYYPSEVSFSGGIKNKLKAAARIFGIGDVKKQFLKLLKDFNPDVVHLHNIHSYLSPVVAKLAKRQGCKVIWTMHDYKLACPSYSCLYNGKPCELCLTDKMGVLKTRCMKGSLVASILAYLEARYWNLKKLIKYTDTFICPSEFMGQMMIKAGIPKSKIVVKSNPILEQKDTSVVKENISDYYCYVGRLSQEKGVETLLKAASELPYKLKIAGSGPLEEEFRNRYSSDKIEFLGQISREEVVTLLSEAMFSVVPSEWYENNPGSVIESLCMGTPVIGAKIGGIPELISEDNGLLYEAFNKESLSNAISVMAIKYLEYNREAMTKKANMRFVAQNYYNEIKLIYSA from the coding sequence ATGAAACAAAAAATTTTGTTAGTAAATAAATTCTACTATAATAGAGGAGGAGATTGTATTCAAACCATAAATCTCCGTAAAATATTAGAAGAAAATGGACACGAAGTTGCAGTTTTTTCAATGCAATTTTCTCAAAACATTCCTTCGGGATATGATAACTATTATCCATCAGAAGTTAGTTTTTCTGGTGGTATAAAGAATAAACTGAAAGCCGCAGCACGTATATTTGGTATAGGTGATGTTAAGAAACAATTTCTTAAATTGCTAAAAGATTTCAATCCTGATGTGGTTCATCTTCATAATATACACTCATATCTCTCTCCAGTGGTTGCCAAATTAGCAAAGAGGCAAGGATGTAAGGTAATATGGACAATGCACGATTATAAATTGGCATGTCCGTCATATTCATGTTTATACAATGGAAAACCTTGTGAATTGTGTCTTACGGATAAAATGGGAGTGCTTAAAACTCGCTGTATGAAAGGTAGTTTGGTTGCAAGTATATTGGCATATTTAGAGGCAAGATATTGGAACTTGAAGAAATTAATTAAATATACCGATACTTTTATCTGTCCAAGTGAATTTATGGGACAGATGATGATAAAAGCAGGAATTCCTAAATCTAAGATAGTAGTAAAGAGTAACCCTATCTTAGAACAAAAAGATACATCTGTTGTAAAAGAGAATATATCAGACTATTATTGTTATGTAGGTCGTCTATCTCAGGAGAAGGGTGTTGAAACTCTATTAAAAGCTGCAAGCGAGTTACCATATAAACTCAAAATAGCAGGTTCGGGACCATTAGAAGAGGAGTTTAGAAATAGATATAGTTCAGACAAAATTGAATTTTTAGGACAAATATCTCGTGAAGAAGTAGTAACTTTGTTATCAGAGGCAATGTTCTCAGTTGTACCTTCGGAGTGGTACGAAAATAATCCAGGTAGTGTAATAGAATCATTATGCATGGGAACTCCTGTAATTGGAGCAAAGATAGGAGGTATTCCAGAACTAATATCAGAAGATAACGGATTATTATATGAGGCATTTAACAAAGAGTCATTAAGTAATGCTATATCAGTAATGGCAATAAAATATCTGGAATACAATAGAGAAGCAATGACAAAAAAAGCAAATATGAGATTTGTTGCTCAGAATTATTACAATGAAATAAAACTTATATATAGTGCATAA
- a CDS encoding lipocalin-like domain-containing protein, with protein sequence MEGRWQTTTIESAQNFLETDSLFWCFDSGVCEIQTLQSTTPHYAERIYANYLINDNIIKISVPKTYFSKAKNNKYLDWNTPERKFEIRELSAKSLKLSVNDTIYSFRKYY encoded by the coding sequence TTGGAAGGAAGGTGGCAAACAACTACAATAGAGTCTGCTCAAAATTTTCTTGAAACAGATTCTCTCTTTTGGTGTTTCGATAGTGGAGTGTGTGAGATACAAACTTTGCAATCAACAACACCACATTATGCTGAGCGTATATATGCAAATTATCTTATTAATGATAATATAATTAAGATATCAGTTCCTAAAACATATTTTAGTAAGGCAAAGAACAATAAATATTTAGACTGGAATACTCCAGAACGCAAATTTGAAATAAGAGAGTTATCTGCAAAATCATTGAAGTTATCAGTTAACGATACAATATATTCATTCCGTAAATATTATTGA
- a CDS encoding acyltransferase translates to MGIINRSKVKQFLISGCYDTPENYLRKHGVKIGIGCSISPCHLSTSEGYLIEIGDYCRIAKDTEFFTHGGIYCLQIRYNDPDLDWFGKIKIGNYVSIGEGCKIMAGVEIGDNVIIGAGSVVTKSIPSGYMVAGNPIKHIGYTDEWYKKLKEVDLKTGRMNMTDKEKYLLSLPDDKFVKKPYIKCKEK, encoded by the coding sequence ATGGGAATTATAAATCGATCAAAGGTAAAACAGTTTTTAATATCAGGTTGTTATGATACACCTGAAAATTATCTTCGTAAACATGGAGTAAAAATAGGTATAGGTTGTAGTATCTCTCCATGTCATTTATCTACATCAGAAGGCTATTTAATAGAAATAGGAGATTATTGCCGTATTGCAAAAGATACAGAATTTTTCACACATGGAGGGATTTATTGTTTGCAAATACGGTATAATGATCCAGATTTAGATTGGTTTGGAAAAATTAAAATAGGAAATTATGTTTCAATAGGTGAGGGGTGTAAAATAATGGCAGGAGTAGAAATTGGAGATAATGTAATAATTGGTGCAGGTTCGGTAGTTACAAAAAGTATCCCCTCTGGATATATGGTTGCAGGCAATCCAATTAAACATATAGGTTATACCGATGAGTGGTATAAAAAACTGAAAGAGGTTGATTTGAAAACTGGCAGAATGAATATGACTGATAAAGAGAAATATTTATTATCTTTGCCAGATGATAAATTTGTGAAGAAACCTTATATTAAGTGTAAAGAAAAATAA
- a CDS encoding radical SAM protein, with amino-acid sequence MGAVQQPTDMCIIVTYRCPMKCQMCNIWKNPTEKSEEITIEQIKKLPNVKFINITGGEPFVREDLEDIIEVCFQKSPRVVISTSGWFEDRVIKMAQRFPNIGIRISIEGLSQKNDELRGRQGGFDKGLRTLLTLKNMGIKDIGFGITVSNHNSADMLSLYKLSKSLGMEFATAAFHNSYYFHKDDNQITNKDEVCGNFKTLMEWQLKENSPKSWFRAYFNMGLINYIHGNRRLLPCEAGLVNFFVDPFGEVYPCNGMEEKHWKESMGNIKDVESFDEIWQSEQANRIREKVRNCPKNCWMVGTASPVMKKYITTPMKWVMKNKWNTITGKPISIELNDK; translated from the coding sequence ATGGGAGCAGTGCAACAACCAACAGATATGTGTATTATCGTTACATATCGTTGTCCAATGAAGTGCCAGATGTGTAATATCTGGAAGAATCCAACAGAGAAAAGTGAGGAGATAACAATTGAACAAATAAAGAAACTTCCTAATGTAAAGTTCATAAATATAACAGGAGGAGAGCCTTTTGTAAGAGAGGATTTAGAAGACATTATTGAAGTCTGTTTTCAAAAGTCACCTCGTGTAGTAATCTCAACATCGGGTTGGTTTGAGGATAGAGTAATTAAGATGGCTCAACGTTTCCCAAATATAGGAATAAGAATAAGTATAGAGGGGTTATCTCAAAAAAATGATGAGTTGCGAGGACGTCAAGGAGGATTTGATAAAGGCTTAAGAACTCTATTGACATTAAAGAATATGGGCATAAAGGATATAGGATTTGGAATAACTGTATCAAACCATAATTCTGCCGATATGCTTTCGTTGTATAAACTATCAAAATCATTGGGAATGGAGTTTGCAACAGCAGCATTCCATAACTCATACTATTTCCATAAAGATGATAATCAAATAACAAATAAAGATGAAGTATGTGGAAACTTTAAAACACTAATGGAGTGGCAATTAAAGGAGAATAGTCCTAAATCTTGGTTTAGAGCATACTTCAATATGGGACTTATTAATTATATACATGGTAATCGCCGTTTATTACCATGCGAAGCAGGCCTTGTAAACTTCTTTGTTGATCCTTTTGGAGAGGTATATCCTTGTAATGGAATGGAGGAGAAACATTGGAAAGAGAGTATGGGTAATATAAAAGATGTTGAGTCGTTTGATGAGATTTGGCAAAGCGAACAAGCAAATAGGATAAGAGAGAAGGTCCGTAATTGCCCAAAAAATTGTTGGATGGTAGGAACAGCATCTCCCGTGATGAAGAAATATATTACAACACCCATGAAGTGGGTAATGAAAAATAAATGGAATACAATAACAGGAAAACCCATTTCAATAGAGCTTAACGATAAATGA
- a CDS encoding glycosyltransferase family 4 protein, with amino-acid sequence MKIVVTGTRGIPGIQGGVESHCEELYPLLVDDNHQVVVVRRKEYISKGYETTEYRGVKIKDISCLKTKHFEAVIHTLLAVLYARFTNADVVHIHAIGPSIVVPFARLLGLKVVTTHHGPDYDRQKWGKFSKWILRLGEKWGAKYSNRVIVISKHIKNIINTKYPSQKQVHLIHNGVNLSCTSNSADYLKELGLEKSSYILAVGRFVEEKGFDLLVEAYKNIGCKEKLVIAGGADHESKYSLKLKEMAKENGVILTGFIQKDKLSQLYSNTKLFVLPSYHEGLPIALLEAMNSKADVLVSDIPANTEVGLDKDCYFECGNIKSLEKQLTSKLSNESNKVEYDMSKYNWNYIAQQVKDVYDSLM; translated from the coding sequence ATGAAAATTGTAGTTACAGGTACTCGTGGAATACCAGGGATACAAGGTGGCGTAGAGTCGCATTGCGAGGAGTTATATCCTTTGTTGGTAGATGATAATCATCAAGTTGTTGTGGTTCGCAGAAAGGAGTATATATCTAAAGGATACGAAACTACAGAATATCGTGGTGTTAAAATCAAAGATATTTCATGTTTAAAGACAAAACATTTTGAAGCGGTAATCCATACCCTATTGGCAGTATTATATGCAAGATTCACAAATGCAGATGTAGTACATATTCATGCGATAGGTCCTTCAATAGTTGTCCCATTTGCTCGCTTATTGGGGTTGAAAGTGGTAACAACTCATCATGGTCCAGATTATGACCGCCAAAAGTGGGGTAAATTCTCAAAGTGGATATTACGATTAGGTGAAAAATGGGGTGCAAAATACTCTAATAGGGTGATAGTGATATCAAAGCATATAAAGAATATAATAAACACCAAATACCCATCGCAAAAGCAAGTTCACTTAATACATAACGGAGTAAATTTAAGTTGCACATCCAATTCGGCAGATTATCTTAAAGAGTTAGGCTTAGAAAAGAGTTCATATATCTTAGCTGTTGGACGATTTGTAGAAGAGAAAGGTTTTGACCTTTTAGTTGAAGCATATAAGAATATTGGATGTAAAGAGAAATTGGTAATAGCAGGAGGAGCTGATCATGAATCAAAATACTCTCTAAAACTCAAAGAGATGGCTAAAGAGAATGGTGTGATTTTAACAGGCTTTATCCAAAAAGATAAACTTTCGCAACTCTACTCAAATACAAAACTATTTGTTCTCCCATCATATCACGAAGGCTTGCCAATTGCTCTTTTAGAGGCAATGAACTCTAAAGCAGATGTATTGGTAAGTGATATACCTGCAAATACAGAGGTGGGATTAGATAAAGATTGTTATTTTGAATGTGGTAATATAAAATCGTTAGAGAAACAATTAACTTCAAAATTATCAAACGAGAGTAATAAGGTTGAGTATGATATGTCAAAATATAATTGGAATTATATTGCTCAACAAGTAAAAGATGTATATGATTCGTTGATGTAG
- a CDS encoding MBOAT family protein, with the protein MLFNSLSFLLFFPIVSILYWVLPHKFRNSMLLIASYYFYMNWEPIYAILIAITTITTWFCGNMLEKSSEHKKIYLSTVIILNLLILFIYKYLNFVTESVFWGLEYLGIRMDVPHFDLLLPVGISFYTFQAIGYIIDVYRGTINAEKNLATYALFVSFFPQLVAGPIERAKNLLPQFHTKHTFNGDIFIEGIKLMVWGYFMKLGIAENVAPYVDAVYNNMVQHNGTSILFATFLFTFQIFCDFGGYSLIAIGAAKCMGFDLMQNFNRPYLARSMRDFWRRWHISLSSWFADYVYIPMGGSRCSAIKHQRNLFLTMFISGIWHGANWTFILWGVYHGILQVLNAIKRKISWLDYGEGNIFVKIGEVIFTFLLAMFGWIFFRANNVNDAFMAFEKIFTQPGLLYNGDGKPTTIMFLGLIALLMFKELKDELKLNIHLLHNKNYIISSVVTALMIILLLMCAKFEGGQFIYFQF; encoded by the coding sequence ATGCTATTTAATTCATTAAGTTTTTTACTATTCTTTCCAATAGTATCCATATTATATTGGGTGTTACCTCATAAATTCAGAAATAGTATGCTTTTAATAGCAAGCTATTATTTTTATATGAATTGGGAGCCCATTTATGCTATTCTTATAGCAATTACTACAATAACAACATGGTTTTGTGGTAATATGTTGGAGAAGAGTAGTGAGCATAAAAAGATATATCTATCAACAGTTATTATCTTAAATCTATTAATATTATTTATATATAAATATTTGAACTTTGTAACCGAATCGGTTTTTTGGGGTCTTGAATATTTAGGAATAAGAATGGATGTTCCCCACTTTGACTTATTACTTCCAGTGGGTATATCATTTTATACATTTCAAGCAATTGGTTATATAATTGATGTTTATAGAGGAACTATCAATGCCGAAAAAAATTTAGCAACATATGCTCTATTTGTAAGTTTTTTCCCTCAATTAGTAGCTGGACCTATAGAACGAGCAAAGAATCTATTGCCACAATTTCATACTAAACATACTTTTAATGGAGATATTTTTATTGAAGGTATAAAATTAATGGTATGGGGATATTTTATGAAATTGGGTATCGCCGAAAATGTAGCACCATATGTTGATGCAGTTTATAATAATATGGTGCAACACAATGGAACATCAATATTATTTGCAACCTTCCTTTTTACATTTCAGATTTTTTGTGATTTTGGAGGATACTCTCTTATTGCTATTGGTGCTGCTAAATGTATGGGCTTTGATTTGATGCAGAATTTTAACAGACCATATTTGGCAAGATCTATGAGAGATTTTTGGAGACGATGGCATATCTCATTATCATCATGGTTTGCCGATTATGTATATATTCCTATGGGCGGAAGTAGATGTTCTGCAATAAAGCATCAAAGAAACCTATTTCTTACAATGTTTATAAGTGGTATATGGCACGGTGCCAATTGGACTTTTATATTATGGGGTGTATATCATGGTATTTTGCAGGTACTAAATGCTATAAAACGTAAAATCTCTTGGCTCGATTATGGAGAAGGTAACATATTTGTAAAAATAGGAGAAGTTATATTTACTTTCTTGTTGGCAATGTTTGGTTGGATATTCTTTAGAGCAAACAATGTAAATGATGCGTTTATGGCATTTGAAAAAATATTTACTCAGCCAGGATTGTTATATAACGGAGATGGAAAACCAACAACCATAATGTTTTTGGGATTGATAGCACTCTTAATGTTTAAAGAACTTAAAGACGAATTAAAACTAAATATACACCTATTACATAATAAAAATTATATAATATCTTCAGTAGTCACAGCATTAATGATAATCTTACTTCTAATGTGCGCGAAGTTTGAAGGTGGACAATTTATATATTTTCAATTCTAA
- a CDS encoding polysaccharide deacetylase family protein: protein MRRFISIIFFFIVFITFESKSQSFYTIIDDDASSVESIDNIKNICDKEGVKISFAVIAQNLIKNETIKDSLLSFQQQGFHICNHSLTHKACVWEDVDIVAIEEEIQTSNYILDSLGFVNHNYFVYPYGKFSEEDYFNILPYIKDKYRLAFNSRGYDCDLKDFNRYYINRFPVSKHENISIVKNKIDRAVEKGNWIVFLTHSANQRDYSSEYLSEIIEYCNKKGLQCLTVDEGYERVSQLESNSKIYEWKNRDELYSAIMMHIWHILLFITLASLVIVLLYIFKYKR from the coding sequence ATGAGAAGATTTATTTCAATAATATTTTTTTTTATTGTATTTATAACTTTCGAATCTAAATCACAATCATTCTATACAATAATAGATGATGATGCATCATCTGTAGAGAGTATAGATAATATTAAAAATATATGTGATAAAGAAGGAGTAAAGATTTCATTTGCAGTTATAGCTCAGAACTTAATAAAAAATGAAACCATAAAAGACTCTTTATTATCATTTCAACAACAAGGATTTCATATTTGTAATCACTCTTTAACCCACAAAGCATGTGTATGGGAAGATGTAGATATTGTTGCAATAGAAGAAGAGATACAAACTTCAAACTATATATTGGATAGTTTAGGTTTTGTGAATCATAACTATTTTGTTTATCCTTACGGAAAATTTTCAGAAGAAGATTATTTCAATATACTCCCATATATAAAAGATAAATATAGGTTAGCATTTAATAGTAGGGGATATGATTGCGATTTAAAAGATTTTAATAGGTATTATATCAATCGATTTCCGGTGAGTAAACATGAGAATATATCAATAGTGAAAAACAAGATTGATAGAGCAGTAGAAAAAGGAAATTGGATAGTTTTTCTAACGCATAGTGCTAATCAACGAGATTATTCCTCAGAATACTTATCAGAAATAATAGAATATTGTAATAAAAAAGGATTACAATGTTTAACAGTAGATGAGGGATATGAAAGAGTTTCACAATTAGAGTCTAATAGTAAAATATACGAATGGAAAAATAGAGATGAGTTATATTCGGCGATAATGATGCATATTTGGCATATTCTGTTATTTATAACACTTGCCTCTCTGGTAATAGTATTACTATATATATTTAAATATAAAAGATAG